Part of the Ignavibacterium album JCM 16511 genome, ATAGGGAGATCGTACTGTTCGCCTGCTTCTTTTAGCAGATCAAGCGCTTCAAAACCAAGTCCCTGAAATGCATAAGGAGAAGTTCTTGGCTTGAAACATCCTCCGCGAAGAATATGAGCAAAAGATTCTTTAACTTCTTTAGCACAACTAAAAATTTGCTCTGGAGATTCAACCGAACAAGGACCTGCGATGACTACAAAATTTCCACCACCGATAGTTATATCTTTAACTTTAATGATCGTATCATCTTTCTTGTAATCACGACTAGCAAGCTTGTAAGAAATTTTGCTCTTTGATTTTTTTGTTTCATCTTTTTTTGGAGGAATATATTCAGCAGTAAAAGTTTCGAAAACAGGAATATCTTTACTTTCAACTCTTGTTCGTTCGATTTCTTTTTCCGGATAACAACCAAGTACTTTTAGAAAACGTGTGTACTTACCAAGATCATCAATTAAATCCTGAATGCGAGGATTTTTTATGTTGCCCTGAAAATCAAGATAGAACATTTCTTCCCAGGGATTTCCTAAAATTGGTCGTGATTGAAGTTTTGTCATATTCACAGTGTAATCACGGAACACAGACAAAGCTTCTACAAGAGAGCCGGCTTTATGTGCAGTTGCCATTATCAGTGAAACTTTAGCAGGAATTCTTTCATCAACCTGAATGGGATTTTTTGCACAAACCCAGAATCGGGTGTAATTGCCTTCCTGATTTGCAATTGATTCTTTCAAAATAACAACATCAAATATTTCTGCAGTTTCTTTGCTTGCAATTGCCGCATAATCTTTCCTTCCCTCTTCTTTAATTTTTTGTACTGACTTTGCGGTATCTTCAAAGAATTCAACTTCAACATTTGGTAATGATTTCAGGAAATCACTACACTGCCGTGCTGCCTGATAATGAGTAAATATTTTTTTGATATTCTTCAATGAAGTTTCTGCATTGGCTAAAAGACAATGATTAACTTTAAAGATTTCTTCACCAACAATTGAAAGATTACTTTTCAGTAAAGCATCGTAAACTTCATTTATGCTTCCTGATGTTGTGTT contains:
- a CDS encoding bifunctional 3-deoxy-7-phosphoheptulonate synthase/chorismate mutase codes for the protein MEEKRNRINLIDEQIIKLLSERRNLSKEIAQIKDSFSSEIRDRNREKEVLSHIIKLAKAEGLDTHFISKIFSEIIEDSVNIQKKYFIAKENQSDSDIIRIAIQGIQGSYSFLAASNFFNDKNLKFVFCKSFDDAIESVENEDADYAFLPIENTTSGSINEVYDALLKSNLSIVGEEIFKVNHCLLANAETSLKNIKKIFTHYQAARQCSDFLKSLPNVEVEFFEDTAKSVQKIKEEGRKDYAAIASKETAEIFDVVILKESIANQEGNYTRFWVCAKNPIQVDERIPAKVSLIMATAHKAGSLVEALSVFRDYTVNMTKLQSRPILGNPWEEMFYLDFQGNIKNPRIQDLIDDLGKYTRFLKVLGCYPEKEIERTRVESKDIPVFETFTAEYIPPKKDETKKSKSKISYKLASRDYKKDDTIIKVKDITIGGGNFVVIAGPCSVESPEQIFSCAKEVKESFAHILRGGCFKPRTSPYAFQGLGFEALDLLKEAGEQYDLPIITEVLSTEQVEKVAEKSDILQIGARNMQNFPLLAEVGKSFRPVLLKRGMMASIDELLNAAEYILAKGNRQVILCERGIRTFETATRNTLDLSAIPVLKELTHLPVIVDPSHAVGERNKVLPLAKAAKAVGADGIMIEIHPEPEKALSDGMQSLYFDQFRILMKEISQ